In Scatophagus argus isolate fScaArg1 chromosome 14, fScaArg1.pri, whole genome shotgun sequence, the following proteins share a genomic window:
- the rnf121 gene encoding RING finger protein 121, giving the protein MAGVFEVEVDGVEHDHGLEHHNEPNQFDVSKLSPEEKWRVEHARMHAKHKGHEAMHAEMVLILIVTLVIAQLVLVQWKQRHPKSYNLVTLFQMWVVPLYFTTKLHWWRFLSTWFIFSVITAYVSYRATRKPLACTTPRLVYKWFLLLYKISYATGIVGYSVVMFTLFGINLIFRIKPEDAMDFGVSLLFYGLYYGVLGRDFAEMCADFMASTVGYYSASGMPTKHLSDNICAVCGQPILVDVSEEGIIENTYRLSCNHVFHEFCIRGWCIVGKKQMCPYCKEKVDLKRMFSNPWERPHVMYGQLLDWLRYLVAWQPVIIGFVQGINYVLGLE; this is encoded by the exons TTTGATGTGTCCAAGCTTTCACCAGAAGAGAAGTGGAG GGTGGAGCATGCAAGAATGCACGCCAAACACAAAGGCCATGAGGCCATGCATGCAGAGATGGTGCTCATCCTCATTGTCACACTTGTCATCGCCCAGCTAGTCCTTGTGCAGTGGAAACAGAGACATCCAAAGTCATACAAT CTGGTGACTCTGTTCCAGATGTGGGTAGTTCCTCTCTACTTTACTACCAAACTTCACTGGTGGAGATTCCTGAGCACCTGGTTTATCTTCTCTGTCATCACAGCCTACGTCTCCTATCGTGCCACCCGCAAGCCGTTGGCCTGCACCACACCGAG GTTGGTGTATAAGTGGTTCCTTCTCCTCTACAAGATCAGCTATGCCACGGGAATAGTTGGCTACAGTGTTGTCATGTTTACACTTTTTGGTATAAACCTAATATTCAG GATAAAGCCGGAGGATGCAATGGACTTCGGTGTTTCTCTGTTATTCTACGGGCTGTATTACGGGGTGCTAGGAAGAGACTTTGCTGAGATGTGTGCAGACTTCATGGCTTCAACTGTTGGG tATTACAGTGCATCGGGCATGCCCACCAAGCACCTCTCTGACAATATCTGCGCTGTGTGTGGTCAGCCCATCCTCGTTGATGTCAGTGAGGAGGGGATTATTGAGAACACGTACAGATTATCCTGCAACCATGT GTTTCACGAGTTCTGCATAAGAGGATGGTGTATCGTCGGGAAGAAGCAGATGTGCCCATACTGCAAAGAGAAGGTGGATCTGAAGAGGATGTTCAGTAACCC ATGGGAGAGACCGCATGTCATGTATGGACAGCTTTTAGACTGGCTTCGGTACTTGGTGGCCTGGCAGCCTGTTATTATTGGATTTGTGCAAGGTATCAACTATGTCCTAGGTCTGGAGTGA
- the LOC124070380 gene encoding interleukin-1 receptor accessory protein-like, which yields MKLSSVVKALGSLCLLLADGFPVSEDESPKIIGPHRVQIKARPGEQLFLHCEAFANCEADQTVIYWLINGSFPEDTPSSGRIVESEEFTLEDGAIIQRSLLLKNVTSEDLKSIFTCVVTNAVGTVQKYTTLAAMRNDCKVGKKKATLNVIAVKKKN from the exons ATGAAGCTGTCATCTGTTGTCAAAG CTTTAGGATCTCTATGTCTGCTGCTTGCAGATGGCTTTCCAG TTTCTGAGGATGAATCTCCCAAGATCATTGGGCCGCATCGTGTCCAGATAAAAGCTCGTCCAG GAGAGCAGCTGTTTCTTCACTGTGAAGCATTTGCAAATTGTGAAGCTGATCAGACAGTCATCTACTGGCTCATCAATGGTTCTTTCCCTGAAGATACGCCCAGCAGTGGCAGAATAGTCGAATCAGAGGA ATTCACTTTGGAGGATGGTGCCATCATACAGAGGAGTTTGCTGTTGAAGAATGTCACATCAGAGGACCTCAAATCTATCTTTACTTGTGTTGTGACAAATGCTGTTGGAACAGTCCAAAAGTACACAACCTTAGCAGCAATGCGTAACGATTGCaaagttgggaaaaaaaaggcaacactgAATGTTattgcagttaaaaaaaaaaactga
- the nlrc3l1 gene encoding protein NLRC3, giving the protein MMDDIETEAIAMASGSSSVGEAVSGRGQSASNEDDDIYYIPERRPSLDLGPSPMDISHWHFVEHASSPALSYWSMTSEENLEEDMKDEDGSCTRVQLNRADSFSSCYSLDSDDCEKRIPKAKSNDEVVSELSDTPELIKDSAEIKHPSLTVAFTFKAISKTLGKLSKQDIKTFKMMLWKRYPQSFNTPPQGMDMVDLVDRLLECYDLEVSLQITKTLLEEIGQKQMVNYLQTLCLRNEVRHDLCEILKRTYGDACDDSAMQGEKRPVDDVFTELYITSTCDNGPNIEHEVMTIEKLDSNREAGELLSTTDIFSVEKLECSNIKLLLIIGVAGSGKSMAVRKLVLDWIEERSHQHVSFLFPLTFRELKQFEGSKISLLNIIQTLYPATKKLRDEDYQSQDCKIMFIFDGLDEYSGKLDFHNTELLSDHTDTGTLNTIVVNLLRGRLLYRGLFVVTSRPQVKRYVPWDTPYKEIDVCGFRDPEKDEYFKKRFRDSDLAARVIAHINSFKTLRIMCHLPLFCSLVANEYERIFKEHGTRAKLPRSITYLYTKLLLALLCRLRKFRAPDRSIDKERDFLMKLGKLAFNMLEQGQFKITRYDWKEVGINDVEAVINSGLCTQYITKPFVLHQEKVLSFIHPTMQEYLAALYAFLSFSNQGKNIFDHQRKHRLIGMLKGHKVMELYRSAVERSLLCDDGKLDIFLRFLFGMAVKTNLELLQPFCNSSAKWPTFTEDAAALIRRKITENQYPGRNGNLQRCLEELGVCDAEAAPSSSDSFQR; this is encoded by the exons ATGATGGATGACATTGAAACGGAGGCGATAGCCATGGCGTCAGGCAGCTCTTCAGTTGGGGAGGCCGTGTCTGGTAGAGGGCAGAGTGCATCAAATGAAGATGATGACATCTACTACATCCCTGAAAGAAGACCTTCTCTGGACCTGGGGCCAAGTCCAATGGACATTAGCCACTG GCACTTTGTGGAACATGCCTCATCTCCAGCTCTGAGCTACTGGTCAATGACAAGTGAGGAGAACTtggaggaggacatgaaggacGAAGATGGATCCTGCACTAG GGTCCAGCTGAACAGAGCAGATTCTTTTTCCAGCTGCTACTCCTTGGACAGCGATGACTGTGAAAAGAGAATCCCTAA GGCAAAAAGCAATGATGAGGTCGTCTCAGAGCTTTCTGACACACCTGAGTTAATCAAAGATTCAGCTGAGATTAAGCATCCCTCTCTGACAGTGGCATTCACTTTTAAG GCTATTTCTAAAACCCTTGGGAAGTTGTCCAAGCAGGACATTAAGACATTCAAGATGATGCTGTGGAAGCGCTACCCACAGTCGTTCAACACTCCTCCCCAAGGCATGGACATGGTGGATCTTGTGGACCGGCTGCTTGAGTGTTACGACCTGGAGGTATCTTTGCAGATCACCAAAACCCTCCTTGAGGAAATTGGGCAAAAGCAGATGGTCAATTATCTCCAGACTTTGTGCCTCAGAA atgaaGTACGTCACGATTTATGTGAGATTCTGAAGAGGACATACGGCGACGCATGTGATGATTCAGCCATGCAAGGAGAGAAGAGGCCCGTTGATGATGTCTTCACTGAGCTCTACATAACTTCAACGTGTGATAATGGCCCAAATATTGAACATGAGGTCATGACAATAGAAAAGCTGGACAGCAACCGGGAAGCAGGGGAACTGCTCTCTACTACGGATATTTTCAGTGTGGAAAAGCTGGAGTGCTCAAACATAAAGCTTTTGCTGATCATTGGAGTCGCAGGCTCAGGGAAGTCTATGGCGGTCAGAAAATTAGTCCTCGACTGGATTGAAGAGCGGTCCCATCAGCACGTGTCTTTCTTGTTTCCGTTGACGTTCAGAGAACTCAAACAGTTTGAGGGTTCTAAGATCTCCCTGTTGAACATCATACAGACACTCTACccagcaacaaaaaaactgagGGATGAGGATTACCAAAGCCAAGACTGCAAAATAATGTTTATCTTTGACGGCCTTGATGAGTACAGTGGGAAGCTTGACTTTCATAACACTGAGCTTCTTAGTGACCACACTGATACTGGCACCCTGAACACCATCGTGGTCAATCTCCTCAGAGGAAGGCTGCTCTACCGCGGCCTATTCGTGGTCACTTCTCGTCCGCAAGTAAAGCGTTACGTTCCTTGGGATACGCCGTACAAAGAGATAGATGTGTGTGGTTTCCGTGACCCTGAAAAGGATGAGTACTTCAAGAAGAGATTTCGGGACTCAGATCTAGCAGCTCGAGTTATTGCGCATATCAACTCTTTCAAAACCCTCCGCATCATGTGCCACCTACCCTTGTTTTGCTCACTGGTGGCTAATGAGTACGAGCGCATTTTTAAAGAGCATGGGACGCGGGCAAAGCTGCCCAGGAGCATCACCTACCTGTACACTAAGCTGCTGCTTGCACTCTTGTGTCGGCTTCGCAAATTCAGAGCTCCAGATCGTAGCatagataaagagagagacttCCTCATGAAACTCGGAAAGCTGGCTTTCAACATGCTTGAACAAGGCCAGTTCAAGATTACCAGGTACGACTGGAAAGAGGTTGGAATCAACGACGTAGAGGCAGTGATTAACAGTGGCCTGTGCACACAGTACATCACAAAGCCATTTGTCTTGCATCAAGAGAAAGTTCTCAGCTTTATCCACCCCACCATGCAGGAGTACCTGGCTGCCCTTTATGCATTTCTCTCCTTTAGCAATCAGGGGAAGAACATTTTTGACCACCAAAGGAAACACAGGTTAATCGGGATGTTGAAGGGGCACAAGGTGATGGAGCTGTACAGGAGCGCTGTGGAAAGAAGCCTGCTGTGTGACGACGGCAAACTGGACATTTTCCTGCGTTTCCTATTTGGAATGGCAGTTAAGACCAATCTAGAACTTCTCCAACCATTCTGCAACTCTTCTGCAAAGTGGCCAACATTCACTGAAGATGCTGCTGCACTCATCAGGAGGAAGATCACAGAAAATCAGTATCCTGGCAGAAATGGCAACTTGCAACGTTGCCTGGAAGAGCTGGGTGTGTGCGATGCAGAGGCGGCCCCCAGTTCATCAGACTCTTTTCAACGCTGA